The genome window CCTTTTTCCTATTCTTCGGGAGAAAACACCGGTACGGATGGACCTCACCCATAGCGGTTGGAGCGACATTTTCTTTCTGGGGATGGATTTCCCGGAAGGCGCGCGCGTGCTCAATATCTCGGTTGATCTGATGGTGCGTGGCGCAAACGGACAGGAAGCGCCAAAGCCGCCCATCGAAGTTTTCTTCAGAGTAATCGACGAGCCTGTGCTCCGCCTGGTGAGTGTCGACCTCGAAGCTGCAGCTGAAATTGATACGCTGCAAGAAGTATTTGACTTTGCAAGGGACTACCTTGGCTTGCTCAAAGCCGGCGTGATCGCTTCCGGAATTATCCCCCCGGGCATGGAGGGGGCGACACAGCCCTTGCCCGATTTGCTTGGCCGGCTGGTCAAACCTGGCTATGGCATTGAGATTGTTACCCAGGTAAATGACATCCCCAAAGGCTCTCGCCTCGCCGTGTCTACCAACCTGCTTGCGTCGATTATTACCGCTTGCATGCGGGCAACCGGACAAACACAGTCGCTTACCGGCCCGCTTACAGAAGAAGAACGGCGTATTGTAGCTGCACGTGCAATTTTGGGCGAATGGATTGGCGGTTCAGGTGGTGGTTGGCAGGATTCCGGTGGTATTTGGCCCGGCATGAAACTGATTGAAGGCGTAAACGCAGTAGAGGGAGATCCCGAGTTTAACGTCAGTCGGGGCCGGCTGCTGCCTCACCACATGATTCTGGAAGAGAGTGATGTAAGCACTGAAACCCGTCAGAAGTTACAGGATAGCCTCGTGTTGGTGCATGGCGGTATGGCGCAGGACGTAGGGCCGATTCTTGAGATGGTTACCGAGAAGTACCTGCTGCGTTCAGAGAAGGAATGGCGTTGGCGCCAGGCAGCAATCAAGTTGCTCGACGATATCGTACGAGGGCTCCGCGAGGGTGACTTGAAAGCGATTGGCGCAAGTACACAGCGTAATTTTGAATGGCCGATCCAGACCATCATCCCGTGGGCCAGTAACTACTACACGGAGTCGCTGATCAAGCGGGTGGAAGACGCCTTTGGCGACGACTTCTGGGGCTTTTGGATGCTTGGCGGTATGGCCGGCGGAGGCATGGGTTTCATCTTCTCTCCAAAGAAGAAAAAGAAAGCCCTGGAATTGCTGCCAGAAATCATGTCTGAAGCAAAAGCAGAACTGGAGAAAGCAGTTCCGTTTGCGATGGAGCCGGTTGTTTATGATTTCTCGATCAATGAACGGGGGACGTGGGCAGACATGCTGGGTGAGGTTGATGCGTTAATGCCGGCGAGATATTACACGCTTACTGTGCCGAACTTACTGCGCGTAGAAACGCGTGCGCTGTCGCCAACCCGCCGTGTTGAGCTTGACCGGTTTGGTGCTGCGTGTCGAACCAAGCCCGAACTCTCCGGCATGGTGTCCGGCTTGTTCGAACGTATGCTGCCGCAGGTGGACGCGGAGAACAATGCCGGCGATACCCTGGAAGAACTCCTCGATAACTACGGATTTGATCCGGTACATCATGAGCAGATTCGCGCTGACTTGCGAAGTGGCCGCATCGGACTTGCCCAAAACAGGCTACCCACCCAGAGCCGCATTGGCGACATCCATCATGATGACATTTATGATGCGCGGGTTGGCTTGTCGGATACGTACCGTTCCATCGGGATGGACGCGCTAAGTGCGGGTGCCATTGCAGTTGTCACGTTGGCGGGCGGTGTTGGCAGCAGGTGGACAAAAGGCGCCGGCGTTGTAAAGGCCATCAACCCATTTTGTAAAATGGGCAACAAGCACCGGACGTTTTTGGAAGCCCACCTAGCCAAAAGCCGGAAAATTAGCAAATTGTGTGGCACGCACCTGCCACACCTGATTACCACCAGCTATCTTACCCACCAGCCCATTCTTGAGCACTTGCAGCGCACCATGCGTTATGGGTATGAAGGGCCGCTGATGCTGTCGCCCGGGCGAACGGTTGGCCTGCGCTTCATCCCAACAGAGCGCGACCTGCGGTATGCATGGGAAGAAATGCCCAATCAGATGCTGGATGAGCAGGCGCAGAAAGTACGTGAAAGCCTGCAAGCTGCACTCATTAAATGGGTGCACCAGATGGGCGAAGCCAATGACTATACCGATAATATCCCGATGCAATGCCTGCATCCGGTAGGGCACTGGTACGACGTGTTCAATATTTTCAGGAATGGCGTGCTGGCAACCGTATTGGAAGAACGGCCGCAGCTCAAGTACCTGATGGTGCACAACGTCGATACCCTGGGTGCGAATGTCGATCCGGCCATGCTGGGGTACCACATTGAATCGGGCGCTACGTTGACCACTGAAGTGATAAGCCGGCGCCTGGATGACAGGGGC of Bacteroidota bacterium contains these proteins:
- a CDS encoding UTP--glucose-1-phosphate uridylyltransferase; translated protein: MSELVKIITSPDPEIRNQPLDAFCREATIEALYAECAALDKFRRSSSNLYERVRALFFLYALHRFHLPKRYDQYTAGKVPYEGVAHLLKRRFEEALEIFLAEQAIHGYNDALSSALATAYQSLGFQTLADQVRRSVRSVQGNQWMFRVGHPADQSLRVQKALYDCKGNQGLFPILREKTPVRMDLTHSGWSDIFFLGMDFPEGARVLNISVDLMVRGANGQEAPKPPIEVFFRVIDEPVLRLVSVDLEAAAEIDTLQEVFDFARDYLGLLKAGVIASGIIPPGMEGATQPLPDLLGRLVKPGYGIEIVTQVNDIPKGSRLAVSTNLLASIITACMRATGQTQSLTGPLTEEERRIVAARAILGEWIGGSGGGWQDSGGIWPGMKLIEGVNAVEGDPEFNVSRGRLLPHHMILEESDVSTETRQKLQDSLVLVHGGMAQDVGPILEMVTEKYLLRSEKEWRWRQAAIKLLDDIVRGLREGDLKAIGASTQRNFEWPIQTIIPWASNYYTESLIKRVEDAFGDDFWGFWMLGGMAGGGMGFIFSPKKKKKALELLPEIMSEAKAELEKAVPFAMEPVVYDFSINERGTWADMLGEVDALMPARYYTLTVPNLLRVETRALSPTRRVELDRFGAACRTKPELSGMVSGLFERMLPQVDAENNAGDTLEELLDNYGFDPVHHEQIRADLRSGRIGLAQNRLPTQSRIGDIHHDDIYDARVGLSDTYRSIGMDALSAGAIAVVTLAGGVGSRWTKGAGVVKAINPFCKMGNKHRTFLEAHLAKSRKISKLCGTHLPHLITTSYLTHQPILEHLQRTMRYGYEGPLMLSPGRTVGLRFIPTERDLRYAWEEMPNQMLDEQAQKVRESLQAALIKWVHQMGEANDYTDNIPMQCLHPVGHWYDVFNIFRNGVLATVLEERPQLKYLMVHNVDTLGANVDPAMLGYHIESGATLTTEVISRRLDDRGGGLARVDGQPRIVEGLALPHEEVEFDLSFYNSSTSWIDIDRLLWLLALTRNDLRDPEKVAVAVRELGMRIPTYMTIKDVKKRWGKGQEDIFPVMQFEKLWGDMTGLPELNSHFVAVARERGQQLKEPAQRDGWLRDGSARYVEKLCEWS